From the genome of Podospora bellae-mahoneyi strain CBS 112042 chromosome 2, whole genome shotgun sequence:
TGCTGCTCGTCCCGTGGCGGCTGCTCCCTCCCctgcctctccgcctccagccTCCCCAATTCAGCTCTCAACCGACAATGCTCCCTCAACGCGCCCTCCGTCCAGTCCCGCCATAGATCCGGTTTGATCTCGTCCAACCTACTTTttatcctctccctctctcttgtATACTCCTCTTCTTTCCGCTGCTCCTCGGCCCAGTCAGGATGAACAGGCACCCGCTGCAAACACCACGACTGCCCTGGCCCAGAACGGTACATATCAAGGTTATTGACGTAATGCTCCCAGTCGACACCCCCGTCTGGATCGTTGACGTCGGCTTCGGTCGCCGAGTCGTATTGGATGTCTGCGAGAGCCATCAGATCTTCGTCTTCGACTTGTGCGATGGATTGCTCTGCTTCGGGGACGGACATGGATTCTAGAGGTTGGAGGTAGGGGGGcagtgggggagggtgtgagTCGAGCGTTGTGAGGTCCGagtcggagggggaggggggttggatggggaaCGGGGGTGAGAGGTGGaagtcgggggaggggggagggggggcggatGGGTCAAGTGGTGCTATTCCAGGGAAGTGGAGTGGGGGGGTTTGTTcgggttggggctgggggggaggggatggcgagggaggcggttctgaggaggatgaggatgagggggaaggcggggagggggtgccgAATGAGTCCGAGTCtgagggcgggggtggtggtgtcatGTATTGGCCTGACATGAAGGTACTAATTTCTTCGGGGGGGATAGGGATGGTCTCGAGTTCGGAGTCGTTGAAGTCgaggtcggaggaggagttggcgtCTGGGGGGGAgtgttggtggagggtcATGTTGGAGGGATCCCAGAGGTGCTGttcgggggggaggtgagtgGTCGCTTGACTGATGGCGTGGGCGCCGTGAGAGGGGGATAGGTATTGTGAGGAAGGGAGCTCAGGGCCGAATAGAATGGGGTACTGCTCTGATATGGGAAGGGCATTGAATgaggctgggttggggggggcagggttggggggtgaggaccagatggtgtcgaggtggttgtcgtggtTGATGACGTCGGCTagggctgggggagggggggactgaagagaaggaggaggaggaggaggaggaggaggaggaggaggaggaggaggaggaggaggaggaggaggaggaggagaaggaggaggtggtggtggtgctggacgGAGAACAACAGTGAAAGGGGGGCTGTCGATTTCCATTTTGTCATCCTCGAACTCCTCCCAGCCTTCGTCGTCAAATTCTTCCGACTCAGCGTCGTAGCCTTCGTCTTCGCCCGTGTTATTGTCTGGGTCAATGATTTCCATCTCCACGTCCATATCCTTATCCACGCTCTCGGCCATGTCCTGGTCCATTTTAGTGTCCCTATCATCGTCCATGTTCCCAGGCGCAGCCTCAACGACCTGATCGttcacaaccccaacatcctccaGCCTGGGCAGCTTCGTGGCCCTAGCCGGAGACTCTGACTCATCACTAGACACCACCGTAGCCGCCGCCATAGCAGCCTTCATCCTGAACAGAACCTGCCGGTGAATCTCAGCCGTTTCCTCCTTCCAGTCCACCTTCGGATCCGGCACCTTGATCTTAAACTTCTTCCCCTTAAACCCCATAGCCGTAATGTTATACacatcctccaacttcctcctcgccaacctaTACATATCCATCCCCTTgttcaccctctccttcctcgccatctccctctcttcttccttgattatctcctccctctcctcgtccgtcaactccttccacctcaccttcctcgcATGCTTGGGCTGCCACATCCCCCTCTCAAAGGGCACATTCCCGCACTCCCCGTTGACAATCTCATTCTCGTGCAACCCCGCCACTCGTTCCAGCCcagtcttttcctcctcgtcctcatcactcatgtacatctcctccaaactcGGCACCAGATTATCCCCAGTCTCGTAGTCGACATGTCCATACGTCATCATCCCAAACAAACACTCCCACCCGCACATCGCCCccagccccctcctccccccctccataacaaccagctcctccggCCTCATGAGAATCTCggtcccccccctctcccacccctcaaaCTGCCCGACCCCCATGTCATAAATCTgcacccccatcaccggctCCCCACTCCATATCTCCCTATTCTTCGGCGGCACGTCATACCTCAGCTTCAGCTGATGTATCCCCGCCTCGGTGGTgtaccccttcctcctcaaaaactTCCACAGCGGACTCAGCCCCCTCTGCCCCATAAACAACCTCGCCAGAACAGTCGACCCCGGCCCAAAGACGGGATCGTTGAACAAGAGGACCAACTTTACAAAAAACAGCTGGAAGCGGTACAGATCATCGTCGGTGAGGAAGCTCTCGTTGCAAAAGAGGGTGAGTCTCATCCTGTTGGTAGGGCACTCTAACACCAGCCAGATCTTTTGGAGGGTGGCGTCCGTTTCCGGGAGCGTGCGATGACCGTGTCTGGCGAGGACGGCGAGCATGTCACGCACGCGGGCCTCCCTCTGCACCACGTGCTGCAGCCAGAGAAGGCCTGGCACAAGACGGGTTTTGCTCCCGTCGCAGTTGACGTGCATGTCGTCTTCCCCCAGACTGGCCTGGCCcggtcgggggagggagatttCGTGGTCGGAGCGGGTGCACTTTCGGCCGAGGGGGTCGGGGATGAACCAGTGGGCGTAGACGGGGGACGAGTAGATCCTCGAGGCCACGGGGGCCATGTGCCGGGACCAGGCAAAGACAAACTTGCGCATGTTGTGGTTAAGGGTATTGTGGAAGCCGCGGTGGAGGGCGTagaggttgacgaggtcTTTGGGGCGGAGGTGCTTGCAGACTTCGATGAGGAGCTCGGGGGTCGTGCAGAGGGTTGACAGCAGATCGATGGTCGGTTTGGGACGTCTGGGGGCCCGTTGTGCCTTTTGCCAGGTTTTGATCGATTGCTTCAGGGAGAGGAAACGTTCCCTCGCGATGGCGCGATATTCCCTCTGCAGCAAGGCGTTGTTATTCTCGAGGCCGTGCTCGATCAGCTGTGACTCCCAGGTGGCTTCAAACTCCTCTTCATTCTTGCCAAGGACGGCTGCCTCATCTTCGgactcttcctcttcagagGAGGCGAATTCCTTGGGACGGCCGTGGTAGACGAGCCGGACTCTGTCGGAAAGGTTAGACACGGTAGGGATGATTCTCCCGTTGGCAACAACCGAGcgagcctcctcctcccagcgGGTCATGTGGAGGACGATGGAAGGGACATCGGGCCGGATACCAAGGGCCTCGATCTCTTCCTCTGTTCTCTCTTCGCGAGCGACAACGTTGTCGAAATAGATCCGCTGGGCCTCATTTTGCgggttggcgatgaggtCGTCCAAATCCcagtcgtcatcgtcatcgtcaaagAAATCCAAATCCTGCACGTCATCAACCCAGTCATTGTCTTCGAGGTCGATGGCACTCAtggcgaggtggaggagggacaGTCGTCTTGTCTGTGGTCTTTGGACGTGGTAGGCGAACTTTTGGAATGCCTTCGGGGTCTTTGTCAAAGCAGTTGTAACAGTGAGAAAATGTGAATGGAGACAAGGTCATTGATTGCAGAAAAGATGAGATGATCTTGTAGGTTTTTAACTGAATATTTCTGCgggctggcggcggtgtgGTCAACATGCGTGTCTATTCACAGCTATTGTCAATGGTCAAACAATAGGAGCTCTCAAGAACAATACGAGCAGCTTATGCGTCATGagcccacccaccaccaggcaCCCGGCTCATAGCCAACCAACTTCCAGCTCTTATCTCTCTCTACAATAAGAGGTCAGCTCTTGTCTAAAGAGACCTATTCAATCCGGTAAAACAGAAGTCACAAGTAATTACACCGCAAAGAAGAAACCTGGGGGAAAAAAATAGGGCCCAGAAAGTACATTCTAGGAAAACACTACTACTAGCTTGCCGTCTGCGGCGTGAACACATACAAAAGAAACAGGAAACATGCCATAGCCTCCGACTCCTTTTCTACAAccaggaagaggaagaggaagagtaCGAGGTTGGACGAAAATGCCACCGTGAATAACCATGCTGCTGTCGCTCACACTTCAAAAAGTTTTACCACCCCGAGTCTGTCGCTTGCCCTCGCCGGATTGCTGCGCGTTCCTGACCAGCTCCAGATACTCATCGTACACAGCCTTGGGCCGGGGACGGTCGCTGTCCTCGCTACTGCCTTGAGACGATGTGTCGTCGCGAATCTCCAAGTCCGCCATGGGCAATTGCTGAGATACACTCTGGTTGTTCCTCTTGTGCCTGAGGACAGTGCTCTGCTCGCTTTCCTCCTGCTTCACCTTCACGCCGCCGGGCTCGCCGTGTTTTCTCTTGATGCCTTTCTTGAGCCCTCCTTCCTAGGGGATAGATGTTCCGTCGGCGCTCCCCATTTCgttcatctccatctcctggTTCGGCGGCGAGATGATGCTCTTGGTCGGCTGCCAGATCTGCAGCAAGTTGTCCTCGGCCGCACTGCAGACGAGCCAGGGGATGTTTTTGTTCCAGCTGAAGTCGGCCAGATGGTTAGTGTGGCCGCCGTGCATGAACAGAAGCTCCGGCGGTCcatcctcagcctcctcgggTGTTTGCTCGTCACCAATAAGGCTGATATCCCAGAGGATAATCCGGCGGTCGTAGCTTCCACTGCCGAGGATGGCGTGGTCGATTGGGTTCCAGGCCAGAGAGGTAACCGCGTCGTTGTGGCCCTCGAGCGTGTGGATCTTGCCGGCCTTGAGGTTTCGGAGATCCCAGATACCAATCGTCTTGTCAGCCGAGGCGGTGGCGACGAGGTAGTTGACCTTGGGGTTCCAGGCGATGGCATTGATGGCATCGCTGTGGCCATCGCGGGCAACGGCAGCCGCCTTGGTGCTGTCAGCGGTGCGGATGTCAATGACTTGCATCGTCACATCGTCTGATACGGTGCCGATCCAGGACGGGGTGATTGGGTTGTACTGGACATCGTTGACGACATGGCTGTGGTGGGTGTACTTGCGCCAAGGCCTCACCTTCTTGTCAGTGCCGCTGTACGAGTTCAAATCCCATACCATGACGGTATTGTCTTCGCTACCGGTCGCCAACCAGCCAAGCTTGTCTGGGCTCCAGTCCAGACCGAAACCTTCCTGCGTGTGACCAATGCACTCGAGCTGGGGATTGGGGGTTCCCGTTGGCTGCAAGCTGTGCTTGGTCCGATCGAAAATGAGCACCCTCCCGTCGACAGCGAGCGTGGCGATGATGTCGGGATTTTGAGGTTGGTATCGCGCCTTGTTGACTTCGCCCGGGTGATCGATCTTTTGCGTAATCGTCATCTTGATCACATGCGGCTCGCCAGATCCGCCCAAGTTTCCATGTCCGCCAATCTCGCCGCGGTCCTCATCGTAGTCGCGAGCGCTAGGCTTGACCGGCTTTGGCACCTCGACGTCGGCGATCTGAAGGTAGTTTGGCTTGCCCTCTGCAGTATGTGTTCCCAGAAGGAGACGATGGGTCGTGTAATTCTTGTCTGGTACGTCCTTAACGTCGGGGAACCACTGGGTGGTCAGTGTCGGCCACTCCAACGCTGTGCTGAGGATCATGCTGTAGAGGAATGGActgttcttcttccagaCCTTGTACTCTGCCGCAAAAGTTAGCCGCTGCCAAGTCTCGCGGGCTCAACCAGGAGAACACCTACCCTCGTTGATGAGTTTTTGCTGCATtttctcgtcctcgtcctcttcctccataTTGACTGCAAAGGTTGTTAGTGTCTCTCGCGGCGGAGTTGGTGGGCATATATAGCGACATACCGTCCACGTCGTTGACAACCTCGGTGGGAGCCATGGTGGTAATTGCGCTCCTGCAGTCCGCAGATCAGAGATTTGGAGTCTTGAATCGCAGAAAGGCAGGCTGAAGCAGTGAACGAGATGGTTCTTTGAATTGAAAGAAACCAGTCGCGATTGGAACAGAGGTGTTGTTATCTGGAGtcagaaaaagaagcttCTGTTTAGTTGCCATGAAACTTTCTGTACAGAAGGAATTCGAAGCAAGGCCACCGCCATCGACTTTCCTAACGCGACGCGACCACGCGACGTTTAATTGATTTGCGCAAAGCCTTGGAGTAAAGAGCTTGGGTCTCCAGAAGGTCTGTGCTCGCGCAGTTagagtacctaggtacctgGGTACTTTGCAGTGGGGGCGAGGGGCATTGTGGCTTCGGCCAGTCAGTCACCGGCCATTCGTCGTTTCACAGCCTCACTGTAGCCCGAGAACAACTGCAAGCAGCACCGTCAGTTTTACACCTCTCCAAACTTAACTAACCCGTCCTCAACGTCTAACCCTTCCAAATACGCATATCAGGCACTCGAGCCCTCCTTGCCTATCGCACATCTCCAGGAATATCCCAGTATCCTTTGGCTACGAGTTACGACAAAAGCATCTTCTCTGGGACAGACAGCTACTTTcctcttgttttctttcgCCGCCGCTGCGCATCTTACTTTGTACCACTACAAAGCGTGCGACTCCCGCCAAAAGAAGACCGACCGTTTTTATTTAGTGTCGGCATCACCTTCAACGACGACCTCGGCTACCACTTCTACGACTAGCTTTCTGCAACAGATTGCTCCTTGTTGAGCGCTTGCCGGCAGGATGGGGTGAGTATTCCATCCGTATATCTCTCGGCGTCAGCATGCGACTGACAGACATGATCCAGTGTTCCCAAGTTTTTCAGATGGCTCTCTGAGCGTTACCCGGCGATATCGCAACTCATTGCCGAGAATCGAATTCCCGAGTTCGACTGCCTCTACGTGCGCCAGCCTTCTCGAGTCGGGAGACTATACCAATGTTGTGCCAGTCGCTAATATGTTGGTGATTTTCAGTTGGATATGAATGGCATCATTCATAATTGTACCCACAAGGACTCGGATGATGTTCAGCAGGCCCGTATTAGCGAAGAACAAATGTTCATCGCTATATTCAACTATATAGAACATCTCTTCGGTAAGATCAAACCGAAGACGCTGTTCTTCATGGCCATCGATGGTGTCGCCCCGCGCGCCAAAATGAACCAACAGCGTGCTCGTCGCTTCAGAACTGCTTTGGACGCTGAGAGGGCCCGTGATAAGGCCATTCAGGAGGGCAAAGAGTTGCCCAAGGAGCCACCGTTCGATTCCAATTGCATCACGCCAGGTATGTTGCTGCCACCAGACGTCTGGTTTTCGGTCTGCTGACCTTGACACAGGAACTGAGTTCATGGCCAAGCTTACCCAGCAGCTCAAGTActtcatcaacaagaagGTGTCTGAAGACAAGGACTGGCAGGGTCCCGAGATTGTCCTGTCAGGGCACGAGGTCCCTGGTGAGGGTGAGCACAAGATCATGGAGTATATCCGCAACGCACGCGCGCAACCGGACTACAACCCCAACGTCCGCCATTGCTTGTACGGCCTCGATGCCGATCTCATCATGTTGGGTCTCCTGAGCCATGACCCACACTTCTGCCTCCTCCGAGAAGAGGTTCAGTTTGGCCGCGTCAAGGACCAGCACAAGGTTAAGGAGTTGGAGCATCAAAACTTTTACCTGATGCATCTCTGCATAGTTCGAGAGTACTTGGAGCTGGAGTTCCAAGAGCTCAAAGTACCGGGCGCAATCCCCATGCCGTTCGATATGGAAAAGGTCATTGATGACTTCATCTTGATGGCCTTCTTTGTGGGCAACGATTTCTTGCCCAATCTTCCTCGCTTTCACATCAACGAGGGTGCGTTAGCCACCATGTTCAAAATTTACAAGGAGGTACTTCGAAAGTGTGATGGATACATCAATGAAAATGGCAGAGTGAATCTCAAGAGGCTAGCCATTCTcttggaggagcttgggagAGAAGAGTACCGGTTCTTTGAGCATGAAAACGAAGATGCCGGCTGGCTGCGGGGCAAGAAGATGCTTGAACatgacgaggccgagattgCCAGGGCTCGTGTCAAGGGCAAGCTGATCATTAGCTCAGATCAAAAGACGCTGTGGAAGACAAAGATTCGAAAGTTTCTGACCAACCGGAATTCGCAAACTCTCGATCTCGGCACCGGCCTAAATGCGGCCGACCGCAAGTTCGTCCAGGATCTGGCTGATGCTGCGCACATTGAGTGGGCTACcaaggaggacgatgatggacGTCGTCACCTTATCCTGACCTTCCCTGTGAgagacgacgaagacgaggaggacgaggaagcgCAGTCGGCATCTCTTCGCATTGTGAAGAAGTACGACAGTGCCCAAGTTCTCGACCTGACAGGTGCCGATGCCCAGTCCGCCATGGAGGCCAAGTACAAGCAAAAGTTCCAAGAGTGGAAGGACGGCTACTACAAGGACAAGTTCCCCGAGTGGGCCGAGGGGAAGCACGAAGATGAGTTGCGCAAGCTCGCAGAAAACTACGTTCAAGGTCTTCAGTGGGTGCTCTTCTACTACTATCGTGGAATTGCGTCGTGGCCGTGGTTCTACCGCTATCACTACTCCCCTCTGGTCTCAGATGTCGTCAAGGGTTTGGGTGCAGACCTCAACTTCACCCTGGGCCAGCCGTTCAGGCCGAACGAACAGCTCATGGGTGTCTTGCCCGACCGCAGTAAAAGCATCGTGCCTACCGTATACTGGCCCCTCATGACGGACAAGGACTCGCCCATCATCGATTTCTATCCCCGGGATTTCGAGCTCGACATGAACGGAAAGAAGATGGACTGGGAGGCCGTCGTTAAGATCCCCTTCATTGACGAAAAGCGCCTCCTCGACGCCATGGCTCCCAAAAACGATCTTCTTtccgacgaggagaaggcacGCAACGACTTCGGTGTGGCCCTCAAGTTTACGTATTCTCCAGATGTCGATTTTGAGTATGCCTCATCCTTGGTGGATGTTTTCCCGCACATCCCTCACTGTCACTGTGTCGAAAACATCTTTGATCTTCCTCCGGTCGAAGGTCTTGAGTACCGCGCCGGCCTCACCGATGGCGCTCTGTTGAATGCCGAGGCTTTGGCTGGATTCCCATCTCTCGCCACCCTGCCTTATACGGCTAGCCTTGGCTTCCATGGAGTTAATGTGTTCAAGCAAGACAGCCGCA
Proteins encoded in this window:
- the exo2 gene encoding exonuclease II Exo2 (COG:D; COG:L; EggNog:ENOG503NUZQ), which produces MGVPKFFRWLSERYPAISQLIAENRIPEFDCLYLDMNGIIHNCTHKDSDDVQQARISEEQMFIAIFNYIEHLFGKIKPKTLFFMAIDGVAPRAKMNQQRARRFRTALDAERARDKAIQEGKELPKEPPFDSNCITPGTEFMAKLTQQLKYFINKKVSEDKDWQGPEIVLSGHEVPGEGEHKIMEYIRNARAQPDYNPNVRHCLYGLDADLIMLGLLSHDPHFCLLREEVQFGRVKDQHKVKELEHQNFYLMHLCIVREYLELEFQELKVPGAIPMPFDMEKVIDDFILMAFFVGNDFLPNLPRFHINEGALATMFKIYKEVLRKCDGYINENGRVNLKRLAILLEELGREEYRFFEHENEDAGWLRGKKMLEHDEAEIARARVKGKLIISSDQKTLWKTKIRKFLTNRNSQTLDLGTGLNAADRKFVQDLADAAHIEWATKEDDDGRRHLILTFPVRDDEDEEDEEAQSASLRIVKKYDSAQVLDLTGADAQSAMEAKYKQKFQEWKDGYYKDKFPEWAEGKHEDELRKLAENYVQGLQWVLFYYYRGIASWPWFYRYHYSPLVSDVVKGLGADLNFTLGQPFRPNEQLMGVLPDRSKSIVPTVYWPLMTDKDSPIIDFYPRDFELDMNGKKMDWEAVVKIPFIDEKRLLDAMAPKNDLLSDEEKARNDFGVALKFTYSPDVDFEYASSLVDVFPHIPHCHCVENIFDLPPVEGLEYRAGLTDGALLNAEALAGFPSLATLPYTASLGFHGVNVFKQDSRNESMVVNLIGTEMRTKAESAKVKLGQRCFVGYPFLQEAKIVGVSDELFDYVLDGNGQVATLHHGHREIEEFGKKANKIENFYSKRMGILIGPVESLVRVQMLKGLIKTDEGATIKEYGDIPGMETDYASQIIVDEVANEDERFIEKAALPLEEEFPVKSIGFFLGDFNYGQPLEVSGYTNGKLQVWLATLESREPDFAKRIIYESERGNSYMPSYMVAKQLDLHPLALSKITSSYFVKTVGDLRVNLGLNLKFEGKKQKVLGYSRKSQTGWEFSSAAVHLIVQYMTNFPDFFAGVKRNPSGAELKETDLWSDPNLATARVKEIGAWLKTLKTNSMERVPLDAEQLDSEVVMRIAAEADSLKLSAIPTVPKKMNGVPRNALLRPDDAEHRLGNQHFALGDRVVYVARTGKVPIAFRGTVVGISRTPTAKLLDVVFDVTFMSGTTLGGRCPPFRGQTVPSTTLLNLTGRQVVAGSKNQLARQPVTPSVTTLTTHGGYHMHQGKRLQDAGAPSQAAWGRGGRGGRGGGRGGYGGPSQDGSNGSVSAPPMYGAVPPPSSLDAPRGGRARGRGRGNGGQRGGQQHNNLAFRPVPQQQQQVDGQNGENSRGGRGGRGGFRGAPYAGRGRGGPRGGARGSQGQQQQQQQQQQQSVAIPPSAS
- the HAT2 gene encoding Histone acetyltransferase type B subunit 2 (EggNog:ENOG503NV7T; COG:B), with protein sequence MAPTEVVNDVDVNMEEEDEDEKMQQKLINEEYKVWKKNSPFLYSMILSTALEWPTLTTQWFPDVKDVPDKNYTTHRLLLGTHTAEGKPNYLQIADVEVPKPVKPSARDYDEDRGEIGGHGNLGGSGEPHVIKMTITQKIDHPGEVNKARYQPQNPDIIATLAVDGRVLIFDRTKHSLQPTGTPNPQLECIGHTQEGFGLDWSPDKLGWLATGSEDNTVMVWDLNSYSGTDKKVRPWRKYTHHSHVVNDVQYNPITPSWIGTVSDDVTMQVIDIRTADSTKAAAVARDGHSDAINAIAWNPKVNYLVATASADKTIGIWDLRNLKAGKIHTLEGHNDAVTSLAWNPIDHAILGSGSYDRRIILWDISLIGDEQTPEEAEDGPPELLFMHGGHTNHLADFSWNKNIPWLVCSAAEDNLLQIWQPTKSIISPPNQEMEMNEMGSADGTSIP
- a CDS encoding hypothetical protein (EggNog:ENOG503P43B), whose product is MSAIDLEDNDWVDDVQDLDFFDDDDDDWDLDDLIANPQNEAQRIYFDNVVAREERTEEEIEALGIRPDVPSIVLHMTRWEEEARSVVANGRIIPTVSNLSDRVRLVYHGRPKEFASSEEEESEDEAAVLGKNEEEFEATWESQLIEHGLENNNALLQREYRAIARERFLSLKQSIKTWQKAQRAPRRPKPTIDLLSTLCTTPELLIEVCKHLRPKDLVNLYALHRGFHNTLNHNMRKFVFAWSRHMAPVASRIYSSPVYAHWFIPDPLGRKCTRSDHEISLPRPGQASLGEDDMHVNCDGSKTRLVPGLLWLQHVVQREARVRDMLAVLARHGHRTLPETDATLQKIWLVLECPTNRMRLTLFCNESFLTDDDLYRFQLFFVKLVLLFNDPVFGPGSTVLARLFMGQRGLSPLWKFLRRKGYTTEAGIHQLKLRYDVPPKNREIWSGEPVMGVQIYDMGVGQFEGWERGGTEILMRPEELVVMEGGRRGLGAMCGWECLFGMMTYGHVDYETGDNLVPSLEEMYMSDEDEEEKTGLERVAGLHENEIVNGECGNVPFERGMWQPKHARKVRWKELTDEEREEIIKEEEREMARKERVNKGMDMYRLARRKLEDVYNITAMGFKGKKFKIKVPDPKVDWKEETAEIHRQVLFRMKAAMAAATVVSSDESESPARATKLPRLEDVGVVNDQVVEAAPGNMDDDRDTKMDQDMAESVDKDMDVEMEIIDPDNNTGEDEGYDAESEEFDDEGWEEFEDDKMEIDSPPFTVVLRPAPPPPPPPPPPSLQSPPPPALADVINHDNHLDTIWSSPPNPAPPNPASFNALPISEQYPILFGPELPSSQYLSPSHGAHAISQATTHLPPEQHLWDPSNMTLHQHSPPDANSSSDLDFNDSELETIPIPPEEISTFMSGQYMTPPPPPSDSDSFGTPSPPSPSSSSSSEPPPSPSPPPQPQPEQTPPLHFPGIAPLDPSAPPPPSPDFHLSPPFPIQPPSPSDSDLTTLDSHPPPLPPYLQPLESMSVPEAEQSIAQVEDEDLMALADIQYDSATEADVNDPDGGVDWEHYVNNLDMYRSGPGQSWCLQRVPVHPDWAEEQRKEEEYTRERERIKSRLDEIKPDLWRDWTEGALREHCRLRAELGRLEAERQGREQPPRDEQQAEWEELEKSMIHGRMERLRRELSGEDGATEEHERLVGELMRLEEGWRHQWDGERELGGDVELQMQHQSTTTTTQGQPSTSPSQQSSKQQTSTQGQQSTSQSQPPPTTTTTQGQQQPRIQLQHPPHGTLLPNMETIRRQRWPSPTNDFWESPRVRKARDWYSPW